One Cucumis sativus cultivar 9930 chromosome 1, Cucumber_9930_V3, whole genome shotgun sequence DNA segment encodes these proteins:
- the XTH3 gene encoding probable xyloglucan endotransglucosylase/hydrolase protein 23-like precursor, with protein sequence MASSSVFSTTLFLSLLFTSFFLPSSASNFHQSTDITWGDGRAQILNNGDLLSLSLDKASGSGFQSRNEYLYGKIDMQIKLVPGNSAGTVTAYYLRSEGSTWDEIDFEFLGNLSGDPYTVHTNVFSQGKGNREQQFHLWFDPTADFHTYSILWNPQRIVFYVDGTPIREFKNMESIGVAFPKNQPMRLQSSLWNADDWATRGGLIKTDWTQAPFTASYRNFNENACIWSSGQSSCGSNSSPAASDKPWYSQELDTDSEGKLKWVQKNYMIYNYCTDVNRFPQGLPPECNGTA encoded by the exons ATGGCTTCTTCCTCTGTTTTCTCAACCACTCTCTTCCTTTCTCTACTCTTCACCTCTTTCTTCCTCCCCTCCTCTGCTTCTAACTTCCACCAATCAACTGACATTACCTGGGGTGATGGTCGTGCTCAGATCCTCAACAATGGCGaccttctctctctttccctcGACAAGGCCTCCGGCTCTGGCTTTCAGTCAAGAAATGAGTATCTCTATGGAAAAATCGATATGCAAATCAAGCTCGTTCCTGGCAATTCCGCCGGCACTGTCACTGCCTACTAc TTGCGGTCTGAAGGGTCAACTTGGGATGAAATCGACTTCGAGTTTTTGGGTAATCTGAGCGGCGATCCTTACACTGTTCATACCAATGTCTTCAGCCAAGGAAAAGGAAACAGAGAGCAACAGTTCCATCTATGGTTTGACCCAACTGCCGATTTCCACACCTATTCAATTCTCTGGAATCCCCAACGCATTGT CTTCTACGTGGACGGAACACCCATCAGAGAGTTCAAGAACATGGAATCAATCGGCGTTGCCTTCCCCAAAAATCAACCAATGAGGCTTCAATCCAGTCTATGGAACGCCGACGACTGGGCAACAAGAGGTGGATTAATTAAAACCGATTGGACTCAAGCTCCGTTCACCGCATCATACAGAAACTTCAATGAGAACGCCTGCATTTGGTCATCAGGACAGTCTTCTTGTGGCTCCAATTCCTCACCGGCCGCCAGCGACAAGCCGTGGTACTCTCAGGAGTTGGATACCGATAGCGAAGGAAAGCTGAAGTGGGTTCAAAAGAACTACATGATCTACAATTACTGCACTGACGTTAACCGATTTCCTCAGGGCTTGCCACCGGAGTGCAATGGCACTGCCTAA